CTTTCTCTCGCAACGTTTCAAAGATTTCTTTACGCCCTTTGCTCAACTCATCAAGTTTTAAACGGATAACGTATAAATGTAATCCTGAGTATGTTTCTGGCAATTGATAAGGCGTAATTAAGGGTAAATCTTTTAATAATTCATTATATTTTTTTGCAATTTCATGTCGTTTAGCCACAAAAGCCTCTAGACGGGTCAATTGTGTAACACCCAGAGCCGCTTGTAACTCAGTCATACGGTAGTTATAACCCAACTCTACCTGCTGATAATACCATGGGCCTTCTGAAGGTTTAGTCATAAACTCAGGGTTACGAGTTACACCATGACTACGTAATAAATCGATTTTCTTGGCTAACTCTTCATTATTAGTAAGTGCCATTCCACCTTCAGCAGTCGTAATAATTTTGACAGGATGAAAGCTGAAGATTGTAATATCAGAGTACCGGTTAGAACCAATATAATTTTCTTTATATTTACCGCCAATGGCATGGGATGCATCTTCAATAATACTAAAACCATACTCTTGAGAAAGCGCATAAATTTTTTCCATATCACATGGCTGCCCACATAAATGTACAGGCACGACAATCTTAGGTAATTTATTATTTTGTTTTGCAACCTCTAGTTTTGCTTTTAAAGCATCAACTGAAAGGTTATAGGTATCTGAGTCGATATCAACGAAATCAACATCAGCTCCACAATATAAAGCACAATTTGATGAAGCAACAAAGGTAATAGGAGACGTCCAAAGAACATCTCCTTTTTTCAATCCCAATGCCAAACAAGCTACATGTAGAGCTGACGTCGCGCTATTCATAGCAAAGGCATATTTAGCCCCTACCAGATCTGCAACTGATTTTTCAAACAATGGAACTTGCGGTCCTTGTGTCAAAAAGTCAGATTGAAGAACCTGAATAACTGCATCAATATCTGCCTGATTTATATTTTGTTTGCCATATGGGATGAACATTTTAGATATTTCCTACTTTCTCAGCGTTTTCAGTTAACCATTTTTGTAAATCTTCTGGACTCATCCATTCAGTATTATTATCACTAGAATAGTGGAAACCTTCTGGGACTCTCTTACCGTCTTTAATACGTTCTGCCGTCTCTGCCCAATCATTAATTACAGGCAAGATTTTATAATGTTCTGGATATTCATAAGTATAATAAGCATCTTCGACACTAATCATTTGCTCATGTAATTTCTCACCAGGTCGAATCCCAACGACTTCTTGTTTTGCTTCTGGTGCAACAACATTAGCAAGCTCTGTTACTTTCATTGAAGGGATTTTTTTCACATAAATCTCGCCTCCAACCATATCTTCAAACGCATGCCAAACAAGCTCTACACCTTGCTCTAAAGAGATCATGAAACGTGTCATGCGGTCATCAGTGATTGGTAAAATACCTTTATCTTTAATTGACATAAAGAAAGGAATAACCGAACCACGAGAACCCATTACATTACCGTAACGAACAACTGAAAATTTCGTACCATGCTCACCAGAATAGGCATTACCAGCAACAAACAATTTATCAGAAGCAAGTTTTGTTGCACCGTATAGGTTAATTGGACTACTTGCTTTGTCTGTTGAAAGAGCCACTACACCTTTTACATTTTTATCAATACAAGCATCAATTAGATTCATTGCGCCATTAATATTTGTTTTGATACATTCAAATGGGTTGTACTCGGCAGTTGGTACAATCTTTGTTGCTGCCGCATGTACTACATAATCAACACCATCTAAAGCACGATATAAACGTTCTTTATCACGTACATCACCAATGAAAAAACGAACACGGCTATCGTCTTTAAACTTCTTTGCCATCTCCCATTGTTTCATTTCATCACGAGAAAAAATAATTATTTTTTTAGGATTATATTTTTCCAATGTCATAGGAACAAATGTATTACCAAAAGAACCTGTTCCACCAGTTACTAATATTGTTGAGCCTTGTAACATCTCTTCCTCATTTTTTAAACAAATTAAATTATTAATTAAATAAAATCAAAGTCTAATATTGGTCTCTGATTTATCTAAAACATACTTCAAGTCATAGAGTACGTGTTTCTCTTTGCCTAAGGCATGAAACTCTTGTGCACTCATAGATTTAAACTGATTATGTGCTACGGCAATGACGATCGCATCATACAAGCCTTGTTGTAATTCTTTAATTGGCGCTAAACCATATTCGTGTTGTACTTCTGTATCATTGACCCAGGGATCATAGATATCTAAATCTAGATCATACTCTTTAAGAGCTTTAATAAAGTCAACAATTTTTGTATTACGAATATCTGGGCAGTTTTCTTTAAAACTGAGGCCCATTACTAAAATACGTGCACCAATCACTTGTATACGCTGCTTCACCATTTCCTTAATGAGTTGCGTCGCTACATGTTCACCCATACGGTCATTTAAGCGGCGAGCTGCTAAAATAATTTCCGGATGCAATCCAATAGATTGGGCTTTATGGGTCAAATAATACGGATCTACACCAATACAGTGTCCACCTACCAACCCAGGACGAAATGGTAAAAAGTTCCACTTCGTTCCAGCGGCTTTAAGGACTTCTTCAGTATCAACACCTAACTTATTAAAAATAAGAGCTAATTCATTAATAAGAGCAATATTGACATCGCGCTGAGTGTTTTCAATCACTTTAGCTGCTTCAGCAACCTTTATACTCGGTGCTTTATGTGTTCCCGCCTCAATAATCAGCTTATAAACGTCATCAACATAGTCAGCTACCTCAAGAGTTGAACCTGAAGTAATTTTTAAAATATTAGTTACACGGTGAAGCTTATCACCTGGGTTAATTCGCTCAGGACTATAACCTGCAAAAAAGTCTTGATTAAATTTTAAACCTGACACTTTTTCTAAAACAGGGATACATACTTCTTCTGTCGCACCTGGATATACGGTAGATTCATAAACCACCACATCCCCTTTTTTAAGCACTTGACCAATACTAGTTGAAGCTTTAACTAGTGGAGTTAGGTCAGGTTGTTTAAAGTCATCAATGGGCGTTGGAACGGTTACAATAAAAAAGTTACAGTCATTTAATTCGTTTAGGTTTGCGGTATAGCTTAACTGAACTGCTTGCTGTAATTCTTGTTTAGAAACTTCTAAAGTATGGTCTTTACCACTTTTAAGCTCATCAATACGTTTTTGATAAATATCAAAACCCACGACTGGTACTTTTTTCCCAAACTCAACTGCCAATGGTAAGCCTACATAGCCCAACCCAATAATTGCTATTTTTAAATTGGCAATTTGCATATAAACGAGCCTTTTTCCTTAGAGTTTATATCTAATAAATCATGCTTTTGGCACTGACAATGCAGCGTACTATATCAGATTTTTAGTTATCCCCGCACATCAATTGTATAAATGTGTTTACAACATTTATAAGTAGAATCGATGAGTTTAGCTAAAATAATACATTTTTAATATTTCTGGTAAATGACTATAGCTTAGATGCTCCTATCAGATAAACTAAACATACAAAGCACTACGATTTTTCGGTGTTTTTTCATTTCTTTTCAGCTAGAATCTGTTCATCCTGCGTTTAATAGATACTTGTTAGTATGCAGTGAACAATATCAATTAAAGATAAATACACAAAGGGTTGCGTGTGAAGTATTGCCAGTTTTTTTCTGTTCTTGCCTTAAGTTTGAGTGCCGCTAGCTGTGCAGTCACTTCTGGTTTACAAACTTACGATATTCCAAATGAAGGCTTTTATAGAACCGACCTTGGAACTACCGTTAATGTGGTTAAAATTTCTCAAGAAACTCTACCAGCAATTCAGCCTGCTCAAATCGATTATCAACGTGACTACGCAGCATTATTTAAAAACCAGCAATCTATTTACCGCTTAAGCCCAGGGGATGTTCTCTCTATTCAACTTTGGGCGTATCCTGAAATTACACCACCTGTAAATAATATTAGTAGTGAACAATCTATTCAGGCCAATGGTTATCCTATTGACCAAAGTGGTTATATTCAATTTCCATTGGTAGGTCGTTATAAAGCTGCCGGTAAGTCACTTGCTCAAGTTAACCGTGAGCTTCACAACCAACTTTCTCGTTTCTTAAAAAATCCTGATGTAGTTGTCCGAGTACTATCTTATGAAGGTCAACGCTTCTCTGTGCAAGGAAGTGTCACTAAAGGCGGCCAATTTTATTTAAGTGATCAACCTGTCAGCATTTATACTGCATTAGGTCTGGCAGGTGGCGTTACTACCACAGGTGATAATACGTATATTCAACTGATTCGTAATGGCCGAACTTATAATTTAAATACAATCGATTTAGAAAAAGCTGGGTATTCACTACATAAACTATTAGTTCAGCCCAATGATACGATTTATGTGAGCACACGCGAAAACCAGAAAATTTATGTCATGGGTGAGTCAGGTAAGAACCAAGCTTTACCTATGCGTGACCAAGGCATGACCCTAACGGACGCGTTAGGTGAAAGTTTAGGGATTAACCCGAACTCGGCAAGTGCGAGCCGAATTTATGTAGTACGCACTAATCCAAATGATCGCACAACAGAAATTTATCATTTAAATTTAATGAGTATTGGCGACTTTGGTTTAGCCAATCAGTTTAGACTACGTAGTAATGATATTGTCTATGTTGATGCGACTGGCTTAACCCGTTGGCAACGTGTTATTAACCAAATTATTCCATTCTCAAATGCGTTATATAACATAGACCGTTTGGGACAATAATATTATGCAAATTAAGAACATTCTGGTTGTTTGCATTGGAAATATTTGCCGTAGCCCTATGGCCGAATACTTCTTGAAACAGCAATATCCTCAGTTAAATATTGAGTCTGCTGGGATTTCAGGGCTTGTGGGACATCAGGCAGACAATAAAGCACAACTTTGTATGCAACGCTTAGGGATTGACATGCAACCGCATGTAGCACGTAAGCTTAGTGCTGAACATATTAGAAAAGCTGACCTTATTTTGGTCATGAGTCATAACCAGCAAAAGCATATTGAACAAACTTGGCCCTTTGCAAAAGGTAAAACCTACCGCTTAGGGCATTGGCAGAATAGAAACGTGCCAGATCCGTATCAGCACGATCAAGCTATTTTTGATGAAACCTGCCAACTTATTCAACAGTGCATTGCTGATTGGAAACCTTATATTTAACGCCAAGATTTTAAACTTATGAACCAAAATACAAACACCGAAGATACAATTGATTTAAAAGAATTGTTTTTTTCACTGATTGCTCAGTGGAAGCTAATCGCACTCTGCATTATTTTGAGCCTTGTATGTGCACTGCTCTATTTACGTGTAACACCAGACACCTATTCGGTTGATGCTTTGGTTCAAGTTGAAGACAGTAAAGGGGCTTCTGCCGCACTTTTAGGCGATTTGTCGCAAATGATTGAGCAAAAATCGCCTGCTCAAGCTGAAATTGAAATTTTAAAGTCTCGTCTGGTCTTGGGTTCAGTCATTAAAGACTTACATCTGAATGTACAAGTTTCCAGTACTGAAAATACGCTTACTCATCGCTTATTAAGCGATACTGACTATAAAACTGAATACACTAAAAAATCAGTTTTATTTAAAGATGGCTTAAAAAGTTTTGAAATTCGTGAGTTTGAAGCTCCAGCATTTTATTTAGACAAAAATTTACTACTTAATTTTGATAAACAATCTGTACGTTTAACCGACCCAGACACAGAGGAAGTACTATTAACTGTTCCTTTAAATCAAGCTAACCATGTTGCGGGTCCCCATGGGCTTTGGAAAATTGCCATCTTTACGAAAGATCAATTTGATGCCACTTATAATATTAAAAACTCATCTATACCTGCCGCTGTAAACGCACTTAGCTTAAATTATTCAGTTGCAGAACGCGGTAAGCTGACTGGTGTTTTAGGCTTAAATTATCAGGGTCAAGATAAAGAACATATCACTAAAGTCCTAAATGCGATTTTGGTGACTTATAGTGCACAAAATATTGAACGTCGCTCAGCTGAATCTGCCCAAACCTTAAAGTTTTTGGATGAACAACTGCCCGAACTTAAGAAACAATTGGACGATGCAGAACGTCAATTTAATAAATTCCGTCAACAATACAACACAGTTGATGTGACTAAAGAGTCTGAGCTGTATTTGACTCAGAGTATTACTTTAGAAACTAAAAAAGCCGAGCTTGAACAAAAGCAAGCTGAAATGGTCGCAAAGTATACTGCCGAACATCCTGCAATGCGTGAGATTAATGGACAGCTTGCAGCCATTAATAAACAAATTGGCGAATTAAATAGCACACTAAAACAATTGCCGGATGTACAACGCCAATATTTACAGCTCTACCGTGAGGTAGAGGTGAAAACTCAGCTCTATACGGCACTTCTCAACTCTTATCAACAACTTCGCATTGCCAAAGCTGGTGAAATTGGGAATGTCCGTATTGTTGATACTGCTGTTGAACCAGTGGAGCCAATTAAGCCGAACAAACTGCTCGTACTAATTTTATCTATTTTTGTTGGTGGTTTTATTGGAGCCTTAATTGCTCTACTACGTAATATGTTACGTAGTGGTGTGAAAGATTCTGGTCAAATTGAAAATGACCTAGATTTACCAGTTTACGCAACTGTACCTCGCTCTCCAATTCAAGAAAGTCGTATTAAAATTTTAAAGAAGAAGAAGAGCATTCCTATTCTTGCTGTTAAAAACAGTGATGATATTGCTATCGAAAGCTTACGTAGCATTCGTACAGCCATCCATTTTGCTTTAACTAATGCTAAGAATAATATCATTATGATTGCTGGCCCTTCTCCAGAAGTAGGCAAATCATTTATTTCGACGAATCTTGCAACGATTTTTGCGCAAGGTAATAAACGCGTCTTGCTCATTGATGCTGACATGCGCCGCGGTTATATGCATAAGTACTTCGATGTAGATGTAAAACCTGGTCTTTCTGAACTACTAAGTGGACAGGCAGACTTTCAACAGGTTCTCCACAAAACTCAAGTTGCTAACTTAGATGTGATTACTCGTGGTAAGAGCCCAACGAACCCTTCGGAAATCTTAAGCTCTAATCAGTTTAAAGATTTGCTAGAAAAGGTTCAAAGTGAATATGACCACATCATTATTGATACTCCACCTGTCCTTGCAGTAACCGATGGTATTATCATTTCGCAATATACAGGTGTGAACTTAATTGTTGCGCGTTATGCTAAATCGCAAATGAAAGAGCTTGAATTAACGCTTAATCGCTTTGAACAAGCAGGTGTTAAAGTCAACGGCTTTATTCTTAACGACATTCAACGTGCGAGTGCGGGTTATGGTTATGGCTATAACTATGCTTACGCATATAAAGCGCAAAAAGAAGATTAACCGAAAAGTAATAAGAGAACCGGATCAAATGATCCGGTTTTTTATTTAAGATTTTTTAAGTCTATCCCTACTAAAACTAACTAAAATATATAAAAAACCACTCGTTTTTTTTCTTAAACATTCTATGCTTAAGCATGCTAAGATCAAAAGCAGCCTTTTTAGACTCAAATGATTATTTTTGGAACCTTTTATGAGTAAAGCCTTACCCATTGCTGTCGCTGTAGTTTTAGGCGGTGCTGCACTTGTACCAGTATATTATGCAAGCCAACATCCGACCACAGAAGTCGGAAGCAAGGCAAATAAAAATGCCTCTCCAATTGAAAAAATCAGTTATGTTCTTGGGTACGAAGTTGCTCAGCAAACTCCACCTGAGCTAGACACAAAATCATTTGTGAAAGGAATTCATGATGCTCGTAATAAGCAGCCAAGTGCTTATACTCAAGAAGAGCTAAAAGCTGCTGTTACTGCTTATGAAAAAGAGTTGCAGCAAAAAATGCAACAACAAGATAAACCAGAGCAAGCTGCTGGAGCAGCGTCTGAATCTGCAGACGTTCAATTCCTTGCAGAAAATAAAACTAAAGCTGGTGTAAAAACTACAGCTTCTGGCTTGCAATATATCATCACTAAAGAAGGCACAGGTAAACAACCAACTGCGCAATCTATGGTGAAAGTACATTACGAAGGCCGTTTAATTAATGGACAGGTTTTCGATAGTTCTTATAAGCGCGGTGAACCAGTTGAGTTCCCACTCAATCAAGTTATTCCGGGCTGGACTGAAGGTCTTCAACTGATGAAAGAAGGTGGTAAAGCAACGTTCTTTATCCCATCTAATCTTGCTTATGGCCCTCAGGAACTTCCTGGTATTCCAGCAAACAGTACGCTGATTTTTGATGTAGAACTCATTTCAGTGAAATAAAAACATTCAGGAGAGTAAAACAGTACTCTCCTTTTTTTTGGAAAACAGTATGAAAAAAATTGGTTTAATTATTGCAACATCAACAATGAGTTTATCTGTTTTTGCTGCTACACCTATCACAAATAAAAGCCCAGCAAAAGAACAGTTTAGCTATAGTTATGGCTATTTAATGGGTCGTAATAATACTGAAGCATTAACAGATTTAAATCTTGATATTTTTTACCAAGGCTTACAAGAAGGTGCTCAGAATAAAACAGCTCGCTTAACCGATGAAGAAATGGCGAAAGCAATTAATGATTATAAAAAAACATTAGAAGCCAAACAGCTAGTCGAATTTCAAAAACAAGGTCAACAAAACGCTCAGGCTGGCACTGCATTTCTTGCTGATAATGCAAAAAAATCAGGTGTAATTACCACTAAGTCAGGTCTTCAATACCAAGTATTGAAAGAAGGGACAGGTAAAAAACCGAAAGCTGCATCACGTGTGAAAGTGAATTATGAAGGCCGTTTACTCGATGGAACTGTATTTGACAGCTCAATCGCTCGTAATCATCCAGTTGAATTTCAGCTTAGCCAAGTGATTGCAGGCTGGACTGAAGGTCTACAAACCATGAAAGAAGGTGGTAAAACACGTTTCTTTATCCCTGCAAATCTCGCTTATGGTGAAGTTGGCGCAGGTGACACGATTGGTCCAAACAGCACTTTAATTTTTGATATTGAATTGCTACAAGTTTTACCAAAATAAATGTATCAGATATAAAAAAAGCGATCTAAATTGATCGCTTTTTTATTTTAATGTTTTAAATCTCTTGGTCTAAAGCCTGTGAGTAATAAGCCAATTAAGTAAGCGATTACACCTACTACACATAACCCTACAACTTCGGCAACACGAAGCCACTGTGAGAGCTCACCGTTATACCAATTTAACCCGAACCAAAGCGCTGCAATCATTGCAAGGTTTGCTAAACCATATTGAAGCACTAGTTTTTTCCAATGTGAACCAAATCGGAAAATATTACGCTTGTGCAAATAGAAGTAGAGTAAACCGGCATTCACTAAAGCTGAACCTGAAGACGCTAGTGCAAGTGCCATATGTTCTGCATGCCAATCGATAAGCTTAAAGAAACCAATAAATACAACGTTTAAAATCGCATTAGCGGCAACAGACATTAAGCCTACGCGCACTGGTGTTTTCGTGTCTTGCTGTGCATAGAAACCAGGTGCAAATACTTTAATAAGCATAAAAGAAATTACACCAGCGCTCATACATTGCAATGCTAGAGCTGTCATTTGTGTATCACGTAAATCAAACTCGCCACGCTGGAATAAAGCTTGAATAATCGGTGTTGAAAGCATAAATAAGGCAATACTTGCCGGTAATCCTACCAATACAATGACTTTTGCAGCCCAGTCGATCATACCGCGGAACTTTGCTTGGTCTTGCTCTGCATGACGGGCAGAAAGTGAAGGTAAAATTACTGTACCAATCGCGACACCGATTAAACCTAACGGTAACTCAGTCATACGTTCTGCACTATATAGCCAAGATACCGAGCCATCTTGCATAAATGATGCCCAAATCGTATTTAACAGCAGGTTAATCTGAGTCACAGATACACCAAATAATGCTGGAAGCATGAGTTTTAGAATACGCTCCACACCCTCATGTTTAAAATCAACTTTAGGTGGAATCAGTAAATTTTTACGCCACAATTCAGGAATTTGTATCGCTAACTGTAACACCCCAGCCACTACAACCGACCAACCTAATGCTTTGATTGGCTCAGCCATATACGGCGTAAGCCACCACGCCCCTGCAATCATTGCTACATTGAGTAAAACAGGTGAAAAAGCTGGTGAAGCGAACGAGCCATAACTATTTAAGATGCTGCTGGCAAAAGCTGTGAGCGACATAAACATTAAATAGGGAATGGTCAAACGGAACATGCTGACGGCTAAATCGAACTTTTCCGGATCACTGTGAAAGCCCGGTGCATACATATAGATGATTGCAGGTGCTAAAACCATAGCCACAAAAGTGAGTAAGGTCATGATTGTTAATAAACAGCCAAATACGCGACTAATTAAAATCTGTACTTCAGCATGTGCTCGACCCGTTTTATATTCAGTTAATACGGGAATAAATGCCTGCGAAAAAGCCCCTTCGGCAAACAACCGTCGAAAGAAGTTAGGAATACGAAAAGCAACGACGAAGGTATCAAAATCTTTACCTGCACCAAACACGTTGAGCAATACGACGTCACGTACTAACCCTAACACTCGTGACAACATCGTCATTGCACTGACAATAAAAGTCGATCGCCACAATGCCATCGCACTCACCTACAGCTATATTCGAAAGTCGCTATTGTAATGAAACTAAAAAATCTTTTCGTTGTGAAATGATGAATGAACTCAACTTTTTTTCTGAGCCAGTAATTGTCTAAAGTGCTGCCATTTAAAATGAGGGCCCGGATCGGTTTTTCGGCCAGGGGCAACGTCTGAGTGACCTGCAATATGGTTTTTAATTTCTGGATAAGCTTGGCGAATGACGGTAACAACATCTGTTAATACTTGATATTGTACTTCTTCAAAAGGTAAATCATCAC
This genomic stretch from Acinetobacter pittii harbors:
- the fklB gene encoding FKBP-type peptidyl-prolyl cis-trans isomerase translates to MKKIGLIIATSTMSLSVFAATPITNKSPAKEQFSYSYGYLMGRNNTEALTDLNLDIFYQGLQEGAQNKTARLTDEEMAKAINDYKKTLEAKQLVEFQKQGQQNAQAGTAFLADNAKKSGVITTKSGLQYQVLKEGTGKKPKAASRVKVNYEGRLLDGTVFDSSIARNHPVEFQLSQVIAGWTEGLQTMKEGGKTRFFIPANLAYGEVGAGDTIGPNSTLIFDIELLQVLPK
- the tviB gene encoding Vi polysaccharide biosynthesis UDP-N-acetylglucosamine C-6 dehydrogenase TviB, translated to MQIANLKIAIIGLGYVGLPLAVEFGKKVPVVGFDIYQKRIDELKSGKDHTLEVSKQELQQAVQLSYTANLNELNDCNFFIVTVPTPIDDFKQPDLTPLVKASTSIGQVLKKGDVVVYESTVYPGATEEVCIPVLEKVSGLKFNQDFFAGYSPERINPGDKLHRVTNILKITSGSTLEVADYVDDVYKLIIEAGTHKAPSIKVAEAAKVIENTQRDVNIALINELALIFNKLGVDTEEVLKAAGTKWNFLPFRPGLVGGHCIGVDPYYLTHKAQSIGLHPEIILAARRLNDRMGEHVATQLIKEMVKQRIQVIGARILVMGLSFKENCPDIRNTKIVDFIKALKEYDLDLDIYDPWVNDTEVQHEYGLAPIKELQQGLYDAIVIAVAHNQFKSMSAQEFHALGKEKHVLYDLKYVLDKSETNIRL
- the ptk gene encoding polysaccharide biosynthesis tyrosine autokinase, giving the protein MNQNTNTEDTIDLKELFFSLIAQWKLIALCIILSLVCALLYLRVTPDTYSVDALVQVEDSKGASAALLGDLSQMIEQKSPAQAEIEILKSRLVLGSVIKDLHLNVQVSSTENTLTHRLLSDTDYKTEYTKKSVLFKDGLKSFEIREFEAPAFYLDKNLLLNFDKQSVRLTDPDTEEVLLTVPLNQANHVAGPHGLWKIAIFTKDQFDATYNIKNSSIPAAVNALSLNYSVAERGKLTGVLGLNYQGQDKEHITKVLNAILVTYSAQNIERRSAESAQTLKFLDEQLPELKKQLDDAERQFNKFRQQYNTVDVTKESELYLTQSITLETKKAELEQKQAEMVAKYTAEHPAMREINGQLAAINKQIGELNSTLKQLPDVQRQYLQLYREVEVKTQLYTALLNSYQQLRIAKAGEIGNVRIVDTAVEPVEPIKPNKLLVLILSIFVGGFIGALIALLRNMLRSGVKDSGQIENDLDLPVYATVPRSPIQESRIKILKKKKSIPILAVKNSDDIAIESLRSIRTAIHFALTNAKNNIIMIAGPSPEVGKSFISTNLATIFAQGNKRVLLIDADMRRGYMHKYFDVDVKPGLSELLSGQADFQQVLHKTQVANLDVITRGKSPTNPSEILSSNQFKDLLEKVQSEYDHIIIDTPPVLAVTDGIIISQYTGVNLIVARYAKSQMKELELTLNRFEQAGVKVNGFILNDIQRASAGYGYGYNYAYAYKAQKED
- the wza gene encoding polysaccharide biosynthesis/export family protein — translated: MKYCQFFSVLALSLSAASCAVTSGLQTYDIPNEGFYRTDLGTTVNVVKISQETLPAIQPAQIDYQRDYAALFKNQQSIYRLSPGDVLSIQLWAYPEITPPVNNISSEQSIQANGYPIDQSGYIQFPLVGRYKAAGKSLAQVNRELHNQLSRFLKNPDVVVRVLSYEGQRFSVQGSVTKGGQFYLSDQPVSIYTALGLAGGVTTTGDNTYIQLIRNGRTYNLNTIDLEKAGYSLHKLLVQPNDTIYVSTRENQKIYVMGESGKNQALPMRDQGMTLTDALGESLGINPNSASASRIYVVRTNPNDRTTEIYHLNLMSIGDFGLANQFRLRSNDIVYVDATGLTRWQRVINQIIPFSNALYNIDRLGQ
- the murJ gene encoding murein biosynthesis integral membrane protein MurJ, with translation MSAMALWRSTFIVSAMTMLSRVLGLVRDVVLLNVFGAGKDFDTFVVAFRIPNFFRRLFAEGAFSQAFIPVLTEYKTGRAHAEVQILISRVFGCLLTIMTLLTFVAMVLAPAIIYMYAPGFHSDPEKFDLAVSMFRLTIPYLMFMSLTAFASSILNSYGSFASPAFSPVLLNVAMIAGAWWLTPYMAEPIKALGWSVVVAGVLQLAIQIPELWRKNLLIPPKVDFKHEGVERILKLMLPALFGVSVTQINLLLNTIWASFMQDGSVSWLYSAERMTELPLGLIGVAIGTVILPSLSARHAEQDQAKFRGMIDWAAKVIVLVGLPASIALFMLSTPIIQALFQRGEFDLRDTQMTALALQCMSAGVISFMLIKVFAPGFYAQQDTKTPVRVGLMSVAANAILNVVFIGFFKLIDWHAEHMALALASSGSALVNAGLLYFYLHKRNIFRFGSHWKKLVLQYGLANLAMIAALWFGLNWYNGELSQWLRVAEVVGLCVVGVIAYLIGLLLTGFRPRDLKH
- the pseB gene encoding UDP-N-acetylglucosamine 4,6-dehydratase (inverting); translated protein: MLQGSTILVTGGTGSFGNTFVPMTLEKYNPKKIIIFSRDEMKQWEMAKKFKDDSRVRFFIGDVRDKERLYRALDGVDYVVHAAATKIVPTAEYNPFECIKTNINGAMNLIDACIDKNVKGVVALSTDKASSPINLYGATKLASDKLFVAGNAYSGEHGTKFSVVRYGNVMGSRGSVIPFFMSIKDKGILPITDDRMTRFMISLEQGVELVWHAFEDMVGGEIYVKKIPSMKVTELANVVAPEAKQEVVGIRPGEKLHEQMISVEDAYYTYEYPEHYKILPVINDWAETAERIKDGKRVPEGFHYSSDNNTEWMSPEDLQKWLTENAEKVGNI
- the ptp gene encoding low molecular weight protein-tyrosine-phosphatase, which encodes MQIKNILVVCIGNICRSPMAEYFLKQQYPQLNIESAGISGLVGHQADNKAQLCMQRLGIDMQPHVARKLSAEHIRKADLILVMSHNQQKHIEQTWPFAKGKTYRLGHWQNRNVPDPYQHDQAIFDETCQLIQQCIADWKPYI
- the pseC gene encoding UDP-4-amino-4,6-dideoxy-N-acetyl-beta-L-altrosamine transaminase, which produces MFIPYGKQNINQADIDAVIQVLQSDFLTQGPQVPLFEKSVADLVGAKYAFAMNSATSALHVACLALGLKKGDVLWTSPITFVASSNCALYCGADVDFVDIDSDTYNLSVDALKAKLEVAKQNNKLPKIVVPVHLCGQPCDMEKIYALSQEYGFSIIEDASHAIGGKYKENYIGSNRYSDITIFSFHPVKIITTAEGGMALTNNEELAKKIDLLRSHGVTRNPEFMTKPSEGPWYYQQVELGYNYRMTELQAALGVTQLTRLEAFVAKRHEIAKKYNELLKDLPLITPYQLPETYSGLHLYVIRLKLDELSKGRKEIFETLREKGIGVNVHYIPVHTQPYYEQLGFKQGDFPEAEAYYEAAISLPMFPDLTDEQIQYVYQILKEVLV
- the fkpA gene encoding FKBP-type peptidyl-prolyl cis-trans isomerase, yielding MSKALPIAVAVVLGGAALVPVYYASQHPTTEVGSKANKNASPIEKISYVLGYEVAQQTPPELDTKSFVKGIHDARNKQPSAYTQEELKAAVTAYEKELQQKMQQQDKPEQAAGAASESADVQFLAENKTKAGVKTTASGLQYIITKEGTGKQPTAQSMVKVHYEGRLINGQVFDSSYKRGEPVEFPLNQVIPGWTEGLQLMKEGGKATFFIPSNLAYGPQELPGIPANSTLIFDVELISVK